Below is a genomic region from Candidatus Schekmanbacteria bacterium RIFCSPLOWO2_02_FULL_38_14.
ATTTCACGGACAAAGCAAAAAAGGAGCGGGTGGACATCCTGCGCCTTTCCCTGTTGAATTACCTAAAAGATGTATCAAACTTTTTAGTTTTGTTGGAGATACAGTTCTCGATCCATTTCTTGGAAGTGGATCAACTCTGCTTGCATGTTTTCAAACAGGGAGAAAAGGGATAGGGATAGAAATTGATAGGAAATATTGTGAATTAGCGGAAAAAAGACTCTTGACCGAAGGCCAGCTTAATCAGCTCAAGCTTAATGTAACTGGATGATAAAATTGTGGTAAAGAATAAAAGTATTAGGGACTTAATATTAGAATATTTCAAAAGGTATCCTAAGCAAGACTTAAAACATGGGCCTGTAGTTGATTGGGTTGAAGAACAATACATTAAACTTTATAAGAGAAAACCTCGTGATATATGGAGAGCAATTCGAAATCTTCATGAAGAGGGAATACTAATCAAAGTTAAGAAAGGTGTGCATCGCTATGATCCTGATCTTATAAAAGAGATTGAGTTATTTGATTTCCCTCCTGATATAAAGGAAAAAATCTTAGAGCTTGATAATTATAAATGTGTTGTATGTGGTAGAGGTATAGCAGATGGAGTTGAGTTGTGTGCCGACCATATAAAGGCAAAGGGCAAGGGCGGTGATAATTCTATTGATAATGGGCAAACTTTGTGTATGGAACATAATCTTCTGAAAAAGAATTATTCCCGTACTGAAGCTGGTAAAAGATATTTTATTAAAATCTATAAGCAAGCAGTAGCTAAAGGTGACGAAAAGATGATTAAATTCTGCAAGGAAGTCTTTGATGCTTATGATAAGCACAGAATAAACGGACATATCAAAAGACCTAATGGGAGATAATTTTTAACAATTGCCTTAATATTAAGGAGAAGGAAAAATGAATATTTCTGATTTACTAAAAAATGTTAACATAGATTCTAATAAGTCCGTTTTCCTGATTACTGCAAAAGAAGCGATGGAAAATTTCAAAGAAGCAATTGAAGAATATTGTCCTTCCTTAGAAATAAATAGAATGACTAAGGATGATGTTGTTAGTAATAGGGGACGTTGGTGCAGAAGGTGCATTCATTTCAGAAGCTCCTGTAATATTTCATCACAAGATTTATCCATCACTCCAGATGCAGCTATTCTGTTAATGCAGGAAGTTGTTACGCCTAAATAGCGGGCAACTTCAGCTCCTGAAAAACCAAGTTTCTTGACCCCTAATATTGCGATCCAAACCCTGGCTTCTTGTACCTCTCTCTTTCTGCTACCAGATTGAAGCTCTTCTACATAAATACGAAAATATTCTGCAACCTTCTTGCTTAGCTTATCAAGGGTTACTTTCCTTCTTCTAAGCCTTAAACTTTGTGCCTCTTTCTCTTCCGCCTCTTCCAATATTGTCTGCACATATTCTCCGCTTCCCAATATGCGGCTGTCAGAGGGAGTTCTTTCCTTTCTTTTCCTCAGGGAAATAACCTCAGCCCATCCGCCCATGCTCTTTATTAACCCCCCTCCTGTTAAATCAGGCCTTCTACCAACTGATATACCATCTGTAACATAGTTTATGTATTTAACCTTTGCTTTCCTTACATCATTATCAAACCTTTCCAATATCTCATTTTTTATCTGCCAAGGTCTTTTCTCCTTTCCAACTATGATAGAATGTCCGGAATAAGGATATTTGTTTAGCTCTTCTATATCCTTTACAACTCCTGCCCTTAAGGGATTCAGGTGAATATATCTTACAAGTTCCAGTAAATATGGTTCCTCTTCACATAAGATTGATTTATATCTGTTCTGGAACAAATGCCCTTGCCTTTTGTAGCGTTTATTGAAATTAACCACATAACCGGTTAGAAGCTTTCTCATGGCATCTGATAGAGATAGTTTCCCGGTTCTAATTAGAAGATGAAGATGGTTGGGCATTAAAGACCAGGCTATTACTGATATGCGATTGTCGCTTGCTATATCCCCAAGCCTTTTAAGAAAATCTTCAAAATCACCTTTATTTCTGAATATCTTCGTCCCTTCAATGCCTCTTGCCATTACATGGTGAAGGGCACCGGGAGTATCAAGCCGGGGTTTTCTTGGCATACCTAATCTTATACCATGAATATTTTATTATTGTAAAGCACTCTCTGCACC
It encodes:
- a CDS encoding HNH endonuclease — translated: MVKNKSIRDLILEYFKRYPKQDLKHGPVVDWVEEQYIKLYKRKPRDIWRAIRNLHEEGILIKVKKGVHRYDPDLIKEIELFDFPPDIKEKILELDNYKCVVCGRGIADGVELCADHIKAKGKGGDNSIDNGQTLCMEHNLLKKNYSRTEAGKRYFIKIYKQAVAKGDEKMIKFCKEVFDAYDKHRINGHIKRPNGR